TCGGGCGGGCGAAGGGGTCGAATTGCTCGTCGACGCCAATCAGAGCCTGAGTCGGCATCAGGCACTGCGCCTGCTTAACGTGCTCGATGAGCACGAGGTGTACTGGTTCGAGGAGCCCATCTCTCTCGACGACATCGAGGGGCACCGAATGCTCCGTGATCGGCACACCGCGGTGCGCGTTGCGACCGGCGAGAACCTCTACACGCGCAGCGCGTTCCACGACTTCATACGCGAAGGAGCCATCGACGTCCTCCAAGCCGATGTCAGTCGAGCCGGGGGGTTCACCGAGGTCCGCGGGATCGCCGAAACTGCCGCATCCGCACATCTCAGCTGGAATCCGCACACCTTCAACGACATCATCACGGTGGCTGCGAACCTGCATCTAGTGGCGTCGGCGGCGCATTCCGCGATGTTCGAGTGGGACATCACGCACAACGACCTGATGACGCGGCTCGGTGACTACACGCTGCGGTTGGAGGGTGGCAAGGTGTATCCCCCACCGGGACCAGGGCTGGGCTTCGAGATCGACTGGGATTTCGTGCGTGCGCACCCGTGGCAGGGCGAGCCGGCGATCCTTCCCGGACGCGGAATGGCGGCGTAGACGATGCTGATCGACTGGAAATCCATACCCGTCGCGAGCGGAATGCGGCCCGGTTCCGCCCGGCAGGCGATCGCAGCGCGCAATATATCTGCTGTGCGTGTGGTCACGGCGCCCGATGCGGCGTTCGACGGCACACTTCATCGCCACGAGAACGAGCAGATCCTCATCATGATCACGGGAGTGGTGACTCTCCAAATCGACGACGAAGTGTTCGATGCAGTGCCAGGCGACCTCGTGTTCTTCCCGCCGGGGTCCCTGCACGGTGCGCTCGCCGTCGGGTCCGGGGGCGCAGTCTATTATGAATTGTTCGCACCGTCGCGTTTGGATCAACTGCCTGGCTGGGTCGGCCCCGGCGTGCTGGAGTTCGTATGAGCATCAAGATCGACTTGAGCGGCTCCGTCGCACTCGTCACGGGTGCATCAGGCGGCATCGGCAAGGGCATCGTACAGGCGCTGCATGACGCGGGCGCAACCGTTATCGCGGCCGACCGCGACCTCTCCGTGCTCGAAAGCACGTTCGCGCACATGCCGGAACGGGTAGAGTCGGTCGCCTTCGACGTGACCGATGAAGCGGACGTGGCGCGCGGCCTCGAAAGCGTGGCGTCCGTCGGTGCACCCACGATAGTCGTAAACGGTGCCGGAGTGGCAGGCCGTACCGGCATGCCATTCACCCGTCTCGACCAGCGCGATTGGTCCCTCCCGTGGCAGGTCAACGTCGTCGGCACGTTTCTGGTGTCCAAGGCCGTGAGTTCTGCCATGATCGCCGCGGGCGGTGGGGCGATTGTGAATATCGCTTCGGTGTCTGGTCGTACCGGCTTCCAGACCTCCCCGCCGTACTCGGCGTCGAAGGCGGCCGTGATCAATATCACGCAGGTTATGGCGCGCGACCTCGCCGTGCACAATGTGCGCGTGAACTCGATCTGCCCCGGTATGGTCTTCACGCCGTTCTATGCTCAGCAGCGCAGCGCCGTGGCCGAGAACGACCCTGTCGCTGCAGCCCAGACCGACGAGGAGTTCTTTGCGGCAAAAGTCGTGCGCTCGATCCCACTGGGTCGTGGGCAGACTCCGCAGGACGTCGGCAATGCCGTGGTGTTCTTGGCATCGCCGCTGGCTGGCAACATTACAGGGCAGGCGCTCAACGTCGACGGCGGGCTGGTGATGTCGTGACGGCCAGCTCAGAGGTCCATGCAGCAGCGTACGTCGGCACAGGCTGGCTGGCCCGGGGTCCGATTCGGCAGGTCGACGACCCCTCGGGCGGACCTACGGTTGGCTCCATTGTCACCGTCGATAGTGCCGATGTCGACCATGCGGCTGCGGTGGCCGAGGACGCAGGTCGTTCTTGGCGCGCCGTGCCGCCCGCCGAGCGTGCCGTCGTGCTGGCAGCGGCAGGCAATGTCTTACAGGGGCGCTCCGTCGAGATCGCCGACGTATTGCGCTGCGAGGGCGGCAGACCACGGCGCGAGGCGGAAGCCGAGGTGGCGAAGGCTGTCAAGACGTTCCGTTACTATGCGGGCCTCGTTGGCGCGCTCGACGGGCGTTCGTTCGCCGGTTCCGGCGGTGTCAGGCACGAGACACGGCGGGAGCCGGTTGGCGTGGCAGCAGCCATTACCCCGTGGAACGTTCCAGCCGCGTCCCCCGCGCGCAAACTTGCGCCTGCGCTCCTGGCGGGTAACGCCGTGCTGCTCAAGCCGGCATCGGCAACCCCGCTGACCGCATGGCATCTGGTGCGAGCGCTGTACGACGCCGGACTGCCCCAGGGTCTCGTACAGTTTTTACCGGGAGCGGGGTCGACCGTCGGTGAGGCCGTTGCCACGAACCGGCGCGTCGGAGCGGTGAGCTTTACCGGATCGACCGAGGTCGGGCTTGCGCTTCAGACATCATTGTCGGGAACCCTCACGAAACTGCAACTTGAGCTCGGCGGTAAGAACGGCGCCATCGTGATGCCGGACGCCGACCTGGATCGCGCCACGCAGCTGATCGTGCAAGCCGCGTTCGCCGCGGCCGGTCAGCAGTGCACAGCGACATCGCGCGTTATCGTGCACGCCGCGGTCGCCGACGCCGTCACCGACCTGATCGTCGAACGGGCAGAGGCGCTCACCGTCAGTGACACTGCCGACGAAGCCACGCAGATGGGCCCCCTCATCGACGAGCGGCAACTGAGCACGACCGACGGGTATGTGCGGCGCGCAGTCGAAGCCGGCGCGGTGATCGCAACAGGCGGGCATCGCCTCGATCGTCCGGGATCGTACTATGCGCCGACCGTGCTCACCCGTGTGGATCGGTCGAGCGAGATCGCCATGCGGGAGGTCTTCGGCCCTGTGCTTTCGATCATGGTCGCAAGGGACGTCGATGACGCCATTGACGTGCTCAATGGCACGGCATACGGTCTGTCGTCGGCCGTGCACACGCGTGACATCCGCATCGCTCAGCGGGTCGCCGAGCGCGCGGACTGCGGCGTCGTCGCAGTGGGCGGCGCGACCGCCGGAATCGAGCTTGCCGCGCCGTTCGGAGGCTTCAAGTCATCCGGCACGACATCGAAAGAGCATGGCCCGGAGTCGATGGAGTTCTTCACTCGCACCAAGCTCATCAGCTGGTACTGACAGGCAGGACGCGACGGAGGAGGGTGCGATAGATGGCGGCACCGAATGCGACGACATTTGTGACGGGAGCGGGCGGCTCCCTTGGTCGTGCGATCGCTCGCAGACTCGGCGCAGACGGCTTCGCGGTCGTCGTCAGCGACATCGATGAGGTCGCGTTGGCTCGCACTGCTGAACTCGTTGAAGCGGACGGCGCGACAGTGGAAGCCGCGCCGGTCGATCTGCGTGACGTCGGTGCTCTGACTGCGGCGATCGAGCGTGCGGACACGGATCGGGCGCCACTGACCCTGCTGGTCAACAACGCTGCGATCTACCCGCCGACGCCTTTCCTCGATATCTCCCTCGCCGAGTATGACGATGTCGTCGCGGTGAATCAGCGGGCGTATTTCGCTGCGGCACAGGCGGCGGCCGGCCGCATGGTGCGCCGCGGGACCGGGGCGATCGTCAACGTCTCGTCCATTACATGGCACGGCGGATGGCCGTCGCTAGCGAGCTACGTCTCGACCAAGGGTGCGGCCGTCGCACTCACCAGAGCGCTCGCGCGCGAGCTCGGTGGCCACGGGGTGCGGGTCAACGCAGTCTCACCCGGGGCGTTCCCCACGAAAGCCGAAGAAATCCAGGGCGACCCGGCATCATACGCCGAGTTCGTGCTCGAAAACCAGGCCATCAAACGTCGCGGCGCGCCGGAGGAACTCGCCTCCGTTGTGTCGTTCTTGGCCGGCCCCGATGCGAGCTTCGTGACGGGGCAGACGATCAATGTCGACGGCGGCTGGATCATGGAGTGACGCATGATAATTCTGGGTACCGAGGTCGATGCCGACGGCATCCGGCGACGAACGGGCGACACGGAGGCCCTGTGGGGCCTTCGATCCGTCGTTCTCGACGGCGGCGTCGAGCACGCGGTGCGGGTCATCGAGGTGCGCACGGCGGCGGGCCTGGAGTTCGACGTCCTGGTTGACCGCGCGTTCGACATCGGCGCCGCGAGGTGGCGCGGGGTTCCGTTCGGCTGGCGGTCCGGCGTTGGGTTCCGGCATCCCGGCCTCGCGGAGGAGGACGAAGGCGGCCTTGCCTGGCTGCGCGGGCTTGATGGTCTGCTCGTGTCGGCCGGCCTCGACCACACGCTGTTCGGCGGCGAATACGACGCGGGGCACTATCGGTACCCGCCGCGTCGCATGATCCGTCACGGCCTACACGGCAGGCTTTCAACGATCCCCGGCCGGGTGCTTCAGGCGCAGGAGGTCTGGGAGGGTGGGCGCGGCGTGCTGCGCGTCGTCGGCGAGATTGTGCAGTCGACCGTATTTGGCGAGCATCTTCGCCTGACGCGCACTATCGAGGTCGACGTCGACGGCGTTGAGATCAGGCTGCACGACCGAGTGGAAAACCTCGGGTTCGAGCGCACGCCGCACATGTTCCTGTACCACATCAACATCGGGTGGCCGGTGGTTGAGGAGGGCACCGAATTCATCGCCGACGTCGACGACACGATCTGGCAGTCCGATTCCGTCCGCGAACAGGGGGTGCCGTACGGGCTGCTGCCTGGCCCGTCGCGCGGTCTCGTTGAGCAGGTCTTCGAGCATCGTCTGCTGCCACGCGAGGGAATCTGCCGGGTTGCGCTGGTGCGCGCCGATCGCGAGTTGGGCGTCGAAGTGGCGTGGGATCATGCGGCGATGCCGCATTTCTTTGAGTGGCAGAACCTGCGCGAGGGTCAGTATGCCGTCGGTCTGGAGCCGTCAACACACGGGATCGGCGGCGAGGACGTCGCGCGTGCCGACGGTTCGATGATCTGGCTCGAGCACGCCGAGGGTCGCGAATATTGCACGATCATCCGCATTCTGGCCGGCCGGCATGCTCGGCTCAGTGCTGAGCGCGTATCTCAATGAATCGATTCATCTTGTTCTTAAATTGTAATTTTACTGTTATTGACTTTAGGTGTTATGAACAGTTACTGTAATGGTGCGTCTGTGGGACCTATCCATACGCCGAGCATCGGCATCGAGTTGCGGTACGCAGCGTTTCACCCAGGTTCTAGATGAAAGGTACATCGCGATGAAGCGATTAATCGGACTACTCGCCATTGGCGCTGCAGTTGCAGCGTGTCTCACAGGGTGCGGTGGCGCTGGGGTGTCGGCCCAGTCGACATCGGCAGCGTCGTCGGCATCTGGCTCCGGATCAGGAACCCTCGTCGTATGGAACTGGGGCGATCCCGGCGGCGAATCGACAGAGTATTCGGCGCAGGTGCTTGCGGTCTTCAAGAAAGAGCACCCGAACGTCCAGGTGCAGGTCGTCTCACAACCGAATGCCAACTACTACACGCTCCTTGGCGCTGCCATCCAGTCGAACTCCGGCCCCGATGTCGTGCTTTTCAACGGAGGATCGCAGATCTGGAGCAGGACGAGCGCTCTTGTGCCGCTGAACAAGTACGTACCCGCTGCGGACGCCAAACGCCTCACCGGGTGGGACATGTTCAGCAAGGGCAGCACCAAGTACGCGGTACCCACCACCATGCAAGGCTTCGCGCTTTACTACAACAAGAAGGTTCTGAAGGAGGCCGGTATCACCTCCGCACCGAAGACATGGGATCAACTCTCCGCCGACTGCGCTGCCGTCAAATCGAAGACCCAGGCGAGTTGCTTCGCTCTTGGCAACAAGGAGGGGTTGGGCTTCGGGCTGTTCTTCTCAGAGTTCGGCCCCGGTATCCTCACCCCGACCGAGTATCAGAACTGGCTTGACGGCAAGCGCGACTGGAACTCTCCGGATGTCAAGAAGGTGTTCGACCTCTGGAAGCAGACGTACGATGACGGTTGGTACAACGCTGGCGTCAACTCGACCGCGATGTTCAACGATTCGTTCAACCTGTTCAGCGCGGGCAAGGCTGCGTTCGTCGTAGGCCTCACTTCCGGATCCGACAACTACCGGCAGTTCGGCCAGTATTTGGGGAAGAACCTCGGTGTGACACTGCCGCCGATCGAGAACCCGAAGGTGACAGAGACCTTCATGCCCATTGAAGGCGGCATCGGTTTCGGTGTAACGAAGTGGACGAAGAACCCGAAGCTCGCGGCTCAGCTTGCACTCGCCTACGCGGATCACGGCGCGCTCACCACTTTCAGCGTCGACGCGGGTGCCGTCTCGGCCGACACGACGATCACGCCGAAGACCACTAACCAGGCAGGCAAAGACATCTTCTCCTGGCTCAAGAACGGCAAGTCTCTGCTGCACGACAAGGTCTCAGCCGACACCGAGAACTTGATGGGGCAGCTCACGACGGAGATCCTTGAAGGCTCCGTCTCCGTCGACAGCGCGATCTCGCAGCTGGCAGCGTCCGACGCGAAGACGTCCGGACAGCTCTAGCGACACAAGTGTCGTGTCGGTCGGAAGGCTGGCACCACGCAGGATGGTGCCGGGTTCGGTCAGCCGTGACCCGGCACCGCGTCGTGCAGGGTGGCGCCAGGCCCAGGGTCGTCATCCAGCACTCTTCAGAGACAGGAAGTGAGACATGACAACCATGGCCAAGACGGTCGAACGGGCCGACCAGCCGCCGGGTGTGCGCCCGGCCCTGATCCGGCGCGGACATAAGCCGCCAGGCGAGCTCGCGGCACCGTTCCTGCTGGTGCTGCCGGCGATCCTGATCATCGTCCTGATCCGGATCTACCCACTGTTTCTCGGCCTGAGTTTCTCGTTCACCGGTGACGGCGACAAGAGCGGGCAGTTCATCGGCATCCAGAACTACATCCAGCTGTTCCAGGATCCGGTCTTCATCGCCTCATTCACGCACATCCTGGTCCTCCTGGCCTTCCTCCCGCTCGCGGTGTTCTTCCCCGGCATTCTCGCCACGTTCCTGTACCTGCGGGTTCCCGGCCACCGGTTCTACCGCAGCGTGTACTTCCTCCCGGCCATTCTTTCCTCGGTGGTCATCGGTGCGATCTTCAACCGTGTGCTCGCCGTCAACGGGCCGCTGAACTGGTTTCTCGGGCTGTTCGGGATCCCGAGCGTCGACTGGCTCGGTACGAGCACCACGGCGCTGCCGAGCGTCGTGCTCGTGCAGATCTGGGCAACGTTCGGTATGACGCTGATCATCTTCCTCGCGGGGTTCTCCACCCTCGACCAGTCGCTGATCGACGCCGCCAGGGTCGACGGGGCGAACCTACGGCAGCTAGTCCGGCACGTGGTCATCCCCGGGTTGTCGCAGACGATCCAGTTCGTCATCGTAACGACGACCATCGGCATGCTGACAGGCATGTTCGGCTTGCTTTACGTCATGACCTACGGCGGGCCTGGAACCGCGAGCTACCTGCCGGAGCTCTACATCTGGAACGAACAGGGCACTCTGAACCGGCCGGCGATGGCATCCGCCGCGTCGATGGTGCTATTCGCGATCACGCTGGTCATCGGCCTGATCCAGATCCGGATACTGCGCCGCACCAACACGGAGGACTAATGAAGACCGAAAGACGCACGCGCTGGATCATCGCGATCCCGATGGCACTGCTCGGACTGGCGACGCTGTACCCGATGTTCTTCGCCGCGAACATCTCCATGATGTCGAAGCTTGAGTTCGTCATCAATCCGCTCTCGCTTGCCAAGCAGTTCGGCTTGAGCAACTACATTGAGGCCTGGCTGACCTCCTCGATCGGCACGTACCTCATCAACTCGATCGTCGTTACGGTCAGCACTGTGGTCCTCTTGGCAATCATCGGCTCCATGGCGGGATACTCGTTCAGCCAGCTCAAGTTCCGTGGAAGCCAGACGCTGTTCCTTCTCTGTCTAGCAGCGATGATGATCCCATTCCAGGTGATCATGGTGCCGTTCGTCAAGGTGCTTAGTGAGATCGGGTTACTGGACACTTACCCTGGGCTCGTGCTCGCATACGTGGGGCAGTTCCTGCCTTTTACCGTCTACCTGATGACCAGCTACTATGCGCGGATCCCACGCGAGATCATTGAGGCAGCACGCATTGACGGGAACACAACCTGGGGCGTCTACCGCCGGATCATGATCCAGCTAGGCAAGCCCGCACTATTGTCGATCAGCATCCTCAATGCCCTGTTCTGCTGGAACGACATCCTGATCGCGCTCCTAGTCATGCGCTCGCCGCAGCACCGCACGGTGATGATCGGCGTTGCGTCGCTTCTCGGCCAGTATCCTGACAATATGCCGACTTACATCGCCGGAGTTGTGATCGCGGCATTGCCGATGGTGCTCGTCTACCTCGTCTTCCAGCGCCAGATCGCTGCAGGTGTCGTCGTCGGCGCGACGAAGGGGTGAACGTTCGTGAAGATCACGGGGTACCGACAGCTCACCACCGTGCACGACTGGGGGCGGCCGGTTGGCGATGTCAATGGCGTGATTGCATCGGGCGTCACGGACGTTCCGATCATTCTGGTCGAGACCGACGTGGGTATCACCGGGGTCGGGCTCGGTGCACATCCTGCGATCGAGACGGTGTTCAGCGCCATAGAGGGTGAAGATCCTCGCGCTGTGACGGCGCTCTACGACCGAATGCTGCGCAGTGTCTTCAAGTCTGGCCATGCGGGCGCGGTCTTCGGCACAATCGGCGCGCTCGACATGGCGTTGTGGGATATCAAGGCCAAGGCGGCGAAAGAACCGCTGTGGCGCCTGCTGGGTGCGCGTGACCGAGTCGTTCCCGGATACGCATCGGGGCTCGACGCGGGCCTCGATGATGCGCAACTCGTCAGCCTGTACGAGCGGTTCGCGGGCGCCGGTTTCAGAGCGGCCAAGCTCAAGGGGGGAGCGGATGCTGCGCGCGACATCCGTCGGTTCGAGCTTGTGGCTCACGTCTTCGCCGGTCATGGTGTGGAGCATCCCTCGCTCATGCTTGATGTCAACGAGAGCTGGAATCGCGCGCAGGGGACGCGTTACCTTGCACGCCTCGAGGCGCAGCTCGACCTTGCGTGGATCGAAGAGCCGGTGCGGCGCTGGGATGCTGCGGGCCACGCCGCCATCCGCAGACTGACTCGCGCCGCGGTGGCCTCAGGTGAGAACCTCACGGGGATAGAGCAGTTTCGGCCGCTTCTCACTGCCGGTGCGGTCGATATCGTTCAGACGGGTAGCGTCTGGGGCATCACGCACTTCCTACGGGTGGCGGCTCTGGCACACGCCTTTGACCTGCCAGTCAGTCCGGTCGCTTACGACGCAAATCCGCTGGCCGCTGCCGCCGCCTCGGTACCTAACTGCCTCGCAATCGAGGTGCAGGATCTCGGAATGCCGGTTGGCCTCGACGTTGATCAGCGGTACGAGCACGGTGCCGTCATCCTGGGCGATCGGCCTGGAATCGGCATCGTGGTGGACGAGCGTGCGATCACGGTATCCGAGCGCGTCGGGGCATGGGCAGTGCCGGGTGGCCCGCACGCGCGCTCTGCGCACGCAGGGCTGGGCCTCGCGATCGAAGGTGGCAATGATGTGTCCTGAACACCTGTGGTTCCTGCGAGATCGCGGATGTGAGTCGGCATGCCACTGATTGATGCACATCTTCACGTCTGGTACCCGGACTGCCTTCGATACGACTGGCTCGAGGCGAGCCCTGAGTTGAATCGCCAGTTTGGATTCGACGAGCTCGATGCGGAGCTCGGGTCGCGCATCATGGATTTAGACGGCTTCGTGTTTGTCCAGGCCGACTGCGCACCCGATCAGGCGCTCGAAGAGATCGCGCTCGTGTCTGCGCTCGCAGGCGTCCATCCGGTCTCCGGCATTATTGTGTACGCACCGCTCGAGCGACCGCGCGACGCGGCACCGATACTCGACGTGCTCAGTAGCAACAGTAGAGTTGTCGGCGTGCGTCGTCTGCTGCAGTCGGAGCCGCTTGGATTCGCTCGCTCGCCGGAGGTCATCACCGGCGCTCGGGAACTCGCTGCGCGCGGGCTGTCGTTCGACGCTTGCATCACTTACGACCAACTGCCTGATCTTGCCACCCTGGCCGATGCGGTTCCCGAACTGCGCATCGTCCTCGACCATTTGGGTAAACCCGACCTGACGACGACAAACCACGATGCCTGGCGCCGTGACCTCGCCGAACTGGCACGGCGGCCGCAGGTCGCCTGCAAGCTCTCCGGTCTTGCGCCTCAGA
The Rathayibacter sp. SW19 DNA segment above includes these coding regions:
- a CDS encoding DUF4432 family protein, translated to MIILGTEVDADGIRRRTGDTEALWGLRSVVLDGGVEHAVRVIEVRTAAGLEFDVLVDRAFDIGAARWRGVPFGWRSGVGFRHPGLAEEDEGGLAWLRGLDGLLVSAGLDHTLFGGEYDAGHYRYPPRRMIRHGLHGRLSTIPGRVLQAQEVWEGGRGVLRVVGEIVQSTVFGEHLRLTRTIEVDVDGVEIRLHDRVENLGFERTPHMFLYHINIGWPVVEEGTEFIADVDDTIWQSDSVREQGVPYGLLPGPSRGLVEQVFEHRLLPREGICRVALVRADRELGVEVAWDHAAMPHFFEWQNLREGQYAVGLEPSTHGIGGEDVARADGSMIWLEHAEGREYCTIIRILAGRHARLSAERVSQ
- a CDS encoding SDR family NAD(P)-dependent oxidoreductase, whose protein sequence is MAAPNATTFVTGAGGSLGRAIARRLGADGFAVVVSDIDEVALARTAELVEADGATVEAAPVDLRDVGALTAAIERADTDRAPLTLLVNNAAIYPPTPFLDISLAEYDDVVAVNQRAYFAAAQAAAGRMVRRGTGAIVNVSSITWHGGWPSLASYVSTKGAAVALTRALARELGGHGVRVNAVSPGAFPTKAEEIQGDPASYAEFVLENQAIKRRGAPEELASVVSFLAGPDASFVTGQTINVDGGWIME
- a CDS encoding amidohydrolase family protein, which encodes MPLIDAHLHVWYPDCLRYDWLEASPELNRQFGFDELDAELGSRIMDLDGFVFVQADCAPDQALEEIALVSALAGVHPVSGIIVYAPLERPRDAAPILDVLSSNSRVVGVRRLLQSEPLGFARSPEVITGARELAARGLSFDACITYDQLPDLATLADAVPELRIVLDHLGKPDLTTTNHDAWRRDLAELARRPQVACKLSGLAPQTGSATWSDSEVIPFLEHALASFGAERCMFGSDWPASSTHTDYARWLDLVMGWTDTLSGVEAANILWRSAAVFYRLPDWTTAGKRG
- a CDS encoding aldehyde dehydrogenase family protein, which gives rise to MTASSEVHAAAYVGTGWLARGPIRQVDDPSGGPTVGSIVTVDSADVDHAAAVAEDAGRSWRAVPPAERAVVLAAAGNVLQGRSVEIADVLRCEGGRPRREAEAEVAKAVKTFRYYAGLVGALDGRSFAGSGGVRHETRREPVGVAAAITPWNVPAASPARKLAPALLAGNAVLLKPASATPLTAWHLVRALYDAGLPQGLVQFLPGAGSTVGEAVATNRRVGAVSFTGSTEVGLALQTSLSGTLTKLQLELGGKNGAIVMPDADLDRATQLIVQAAFAAAGQQCTATSRVIVHAAVADAVTDLIVERAEALTVSDTADEATQMGPLIDERQLSTTDGYVRRAVEAGAVIATGGHRLDRPGSYYAPTVLTRVDRSSEIAMREVFGPVLSIMVARDVDDAIDVLNGTAYGLSSAVHTRDIRIAQRVAERADCGVVAVGGATAGIELAAPFGGFKSSGTTSKEHGPESMEFFTRTKLISWY
- a CDS encoding ABC transporter substrate-binding protein, with the translated sequence MKRLIGLLAIGAAVAACLTGCGGAGVSAQSTSAASSASGSGSGTLVVWNWGDPGGESTEYSAQVLAVFKKEHPNVQVQVVSQPNANYYTLLGAAIQSNSGPDVVLFNGGSQIWSRTSALVPLNKYVPAADAKRLTGWDMFSKGSTKYAVPTTMQGFALYYNKKVLKEAGITSAPKTWDQLSADCAAVKSKTQASCFALGNKEGLGFGLFFSEFGPGILTPTEYQNWLDGKRDWNSPDVKKVFDLWKQTYDDGWYNAGVNSTAMFNDSFNLFSAGKAAFVVGLTSGSDNYRQFGQYLGKNLGVTLPPIENPKVTETFMPIEGGIGFGVTKWTKNPKLAAQLALAYADHGALTTFSVDAGAVSADTTITPKTTNQAGKDIFSWLKNGKSLLHDKVSADTENLMGQLTTEILEGSVSVDSAISQLAASDAKTSGQL
- a CDS encoding carbohydrate ABC transporter permease gives rise to the protein MTTMAKTVERADQPPGVRPALIRRGHKPPGELAAPFLLVLPAILIIVLIRIYPLFLGLSFSFTGDGDKSGQFIGIQNYIQLFQDPVFIASFTHILVLLAFLPLAVFFPGILATFLYLRVPGHRFYRSVYFLPAILSSVVIGAIFNRVLAVNGPLNWFLGLFGIPSVDWLGTSTTALPSVVLVQIWATFGMTLIIFLAGFSTLDQSLIDAARVDGANLRQLVRHVVIPGLSQTIQFVIVTTTIGMLTGMFGLLYVMTYGGPGTASYLPELYIWNEQGTLNRPAMASAASMVLFAITLVIGLIQIRILRRTNTED
- a CDS encoding mandelate racemase/muconate lactonizing enzyme family protein → MKITRVQAHPLSTPIPERRRIESGAGLKLNRQMVLVEVSTDEGITGIGSPSGPYDLAVLTRIIEGVIGPHLIGEDPFAAPFLWNKIFHGEVSRNLGHRSVGIAALSGVDIALWDIKGRALQQPLYELLGGLYHRDGVRAYASSIYWDLSPQQAADEVEGWIEHGFTAVKLKVGRDLRRDVRNLAALRDRAGEGVELLVDANQSLSRHQALRLLNVLDEHEVYWFEEPISLDDIEGHRMLRDRHTAVRVATGENLYTRSAFHDFIREGAIDVLQADVSRAGGFTEVRGIAETAASAHLSWNPHTFNDIITVAANLHLVASAAHSAMFEWDITHNDLMTRLGDYTLRLEGGKVYPPPGPGLGFEIDWDFVRAHPWQGEPAILPGRGMAA
- a CDS encoding cupin domain-containing protein, which produces MLIDWKSIPVASGMRPGSARQAIAARNISAVRVVTAPDAAFDGTLHRHENEQILIMITGVVTLQIDDEVFDAVPGDLVFFPPGSLHGALAVGSGGAVYYELFAPSRLDQLPGWVGPGVLEFV
- a CDS encoding SDR family NAD(P)-dependent oxidoreductase, with translation MSIKIDLSGSVALVTGASGGIGKGIVQALHDAGATVIAADRDLSVLESTFAHMPERVESVAFDVTDEADVARGLESVASVGAPTIVVNGAGVAGRTGMPFTRLDQRDWSLPWQVNVVGTFLVSKAVSSAMIAAGGGAIVNIASVSGRTGFQTSPPYSASKAAVINITQVMARDLAVHNVRVNSICPGMVFTPFYAQQRSAVAENDPVAAAQTDEEFFAAKVVRSIPLGRGQTPQDVGNAVVFLASPLAGNITGQALNVDGGLVMS
- a CDS encoding mandelate racemase/muconate lactonizing enzyme family protein; amino-acid sequence: MKITGYRQLTTVHDWGRPVGDVNGVIASGVTDVPIILVETDVGITGVGLGAHPAIETVFSAIEGEDPRAVTALYDRMLRSVFKSGHAGAVFGTIGALDMALWDIKAKAAKEPLWRLLGARDRVVPGYASGLDAGLDDAQLVSLYERFAGAGFRAAKLKGGADAARDIRRFELVAHVFAGHGVEHPSLMLDVNESWNRAQGTRYLARLEAQLDLAWIEEPVRRWDAAGHAAIRRLTRAAVASGENLTGIEQFRPLLTAGAVDIVQTGSVWGITHFLRVAALAHAFDLPVSPVAYDANPLAAAAASVPNCLAIEVQDLGMPVGLDVDQRYEHGAVILGDRPGIGIVVDERAITVSERVGAWAVPGGPHARSAHAGLGLAIEGGNDVS
- a CDS encoding carbohydrate ABC transporter permease, with amino-acid sequence MKTERRTRWIIAIPMALLGLATLYPMFFAANISMMSKLEFVINPLSLAKQFGLSNYIEAWLTSSIGTYLINSIVVTVSTVVLLAIIGSMAGYSFSQLKFRGSQTLFLLCLAAMMIPFQVIMVPFVKVLSEIGLLDTYPGLVLAYVGQFLPFTVYLMTSYYARIPREIIEAARIDGNTTWGVYRRIMIQLGKPALLSISILNALFCWNDILIALLVMRSPQHRTVMIGVASLLGQYPDNMPTYIAGVVIAALPMVLVYLVFQRQIAAGVVVGATKG